One genomic window of Candidatus Palauibacter australiensis includes the following:
- a CDS encoding DUF126 domain-containing protein — translation MPRLRGRAVIGGEIAALAAVSRVGFNPFASFCDQFDGGIDTAVCGDPQNPELFGEPLTGRVVLAPFCVGSTSAGPCWERIAELGLAPAALLLPGDVDPLTAGGLILADVWLDAPIVCVDRLGPELLDRVETGDELRVGRDGVVAW, via the coding sequence ATGCCCCGGCTCCGGGGCCGGGCGGTCATAGGCGGAGAGATCGCGGCGCTCGCCGCCGTGTCCCGCGTCGGGTTCAACCCCTTCGCGAGCTTCTGCGACCAGTTCGACGGCGGGATCGACACGGCCGTGTGCGGGGATCCGCAGAACCCCGAACTCTTCGGCGAACCGCTCACCGGGCGGGTCGTCCTCGCGCCCTTCTGCGTGGGCTCCACCTCCGCCGGACCCTGCTGGGAGCGCATCGCGGAACTCGGCCTCGCCCCCGCTGCACTCCTCCTGCCCGGGGACGTGGATCCGCTCACGGCCGGAGGTCTCATCCTGGCCGATGTCTGGCTCGACGCGCCGATCGTGTGCGTGGACCGGCTGGGGCCCGAACTGCTCGACCGGGTCGAGACCGGCGACGAACTGCGCGTCGGCCGCGACGGCGTGGTGGCCTGGTAG
- a CDS encoding aconitase X: MDLTRDERAVLDGSRGEIPRKLLLTMVRFGEAMDAERLVPVEGPGHLVIPESKPGVGARTEFLESLVDAGVRAALPFTADPATILNETLSDLTGEQRERLARAYPMEVRYREALTKLGLRDAGGLTCTPWFEEVANRPSYGQIVAWAESSAVVYANSVIGARTHRNPGIIDLISNVVGKTPRAGLLTDEGRRASWLVEVEAAGPINGQVLGYLIGREVGDGTPWVTGLADMLKGGEHPASGKFLRDFGTNASVGGGVGLFHLEGVTVEAKRYGRRLIRDDARRLTIDAERIESVGASLRADRPVEELRPNKVLLGCPHLTYDQLCAWTDAVASGLARAGRDRLAVETVFVAAPDVVSRFRAEHPGFATLALAGGHVGSFCLEAFMQDPILAPACVVTNSNKLRYYSRNVYMLDDEALLRVMVTGGTGAAAGGSDGGNA, from the coding sequence ATGGATCTGACACGGGACGAGCGAGCGGTCCTCGACGGGAGCCGGGGGGAGATCCCCCGCAAGCTCCTCCTCACCATGGTCCGCTTCGGCGAGGCGATGGATGCGGAGCGGCTCGTGCCGGTGGAGGGACCCGGGCACCTCGTGATCCCGGAGTCCAAGCCCGGGGTGGGGGCGCGGACGGAGTTTCTCGAGTCGCTCGTCGACGCCGGGGTCCGGGCCGCGCTCCCCTTCACGGCCGACCCGGCAACGATCCTCAACGAGACGCTGTCGGATCTGACGGGCGAGCAGCGGGAGCGGCTCGCTCGCGCGTACCCGATGGAGGTGCGCTACCGGGAGGCACTCACGAAGCTGGGCCTGCGCGATGCGGGCGGTCTCACCTGCACGCCGTGGTTCGAGGAGGTGGCGAACCGGCCCTCGTACGGCCAGATCGTCGCGTGGGCGGAGTCCTCCGCGGTGGTGTACGCGAACTCCGTCATCGGCGCGCGCACGCACCGGAATCCCGGGATCATCGATCTCATCTCCAACGTCGTCGGCAAGACGCCGCGCGCCGGCCTGCTGACCGACGAGGGACGGCGCGCGAGCTGGCTCGTCGAGGTCGAGGCGGCGGGGCCGATCAACGGCCAGGTGCTCGGCTACCTCATCGGGCGCGAGGTCGGAGACGGAACCCCGTGGGTGACGGGGCTCGCGGACATGCTAAAGGGCGGCGAACACCCGGCGAGCGGGAAGTTCCTGCGCGACTTCGGGACCAACGCCTCCGTGGGGGGCGGGGTCGGCCTCTTCCACCTGGAAGGCGTCACCGTGGAGGCGAAGCGGTACGGCCGGCGGCTCATCCGCGACGACGCCCGCCGGCTGACGATCGACGCGGAGCGGATCGAGTCGGTCGGGGCGTCGCTGCGGGCGGACCGCCCGGTCGAGGAGCTGCGGCCGAACAAGGTCCTGCTCGGCTGTCCGCACCTCACCTACGACCAGCTCTGCGCGTGGACCGATGCGGTGGCGAGCGGACTCGCGCGCGCCGGACGCGATCGCCTCGCGGTGGAGACGGTCTTCGTCGCGGCCCCCGACGTGGTGTCCCGCTTCCGCGCCGAACATCCGGGCTTCGCGACCCTCGCCCTCGCGGGAGGGCACGTGGGTTCCTTCTGCCTCGAGGCGTTCATGCAGGACCCGATCCTCGCGCCCGCCTGCGTCGTCACGAACTCGAACAAGCTCCGCTACTACAGCCGCAACGTGTACATGCTCGACGACGAGGCGCTCCTCCGGGTGATGGTGACGGGGGGCACGGGAGCCGCTGCCGGGGGCTCCGACGGGGGGAACGCCTGA